The Paraburkholderia bonniea genome includes a window with the following:
- a CDS encoding choline ABC transporter substrate-binding protein, which produces MKFSVKAQLVCGALLSSWVSAPMAQEPAACQAVRFADIGWADITSTTAIASVILDGLGYKPTSTLVSVPISFAGLKSRQIDVSLGYWWPIQEKAIAPFLEAKTIHLMEPANLTGAKATLAVPAYVYQAGLRSFADIAKHRTELDGKIYGIEPGSSANAAIQKMIATNQFGLGGFKLVESSEAGMLVTVDRAIRDKKWVLFLGWEPHPMNLQIDMKYLSGSDNAFGPNDGEARVYTLTSQGYAGRCPNVGKLLANLKFTTQIENHMMQSVMKRQKPTDAARAYLKSNPQVLDAWLAGVKTYDGGDGLPAVRRQLGL; this is translated from the coding sequence ATGAAGTTTTCCGTCAAGGCCCAACTGGTTTGTGGTGCGCTGTTGTCGTCCTGGGTATCTGCCCCGATGGCCCAGGAGCCTGCTGCTTGTCAGGCGGTGCGCTTTGCTGATATTGGCTGGGCCGATATCACATCGACCACCGCCATTGCATCGGTCATTCTCGATGGTCTTGGATACAAGCCAACCAGCACGCTGGTGTCGGTGCCTATCTCGTTCGCCGGGCTCAAAAGTCGCCAGATCGACGTCTCGCTGGGCTACTGGTGGCCCATTCAGGAAAAAGCCATTGCGCCATTTCTGGAAGCCAAAACCATCCATCTGATGGAGCCAGCCAATCTAACGGGTGCTAAAGCCACGTTGGCAGTGCCAGCCTATGTGTATCAGGCAGGCCTGCGCTCATTTGCCGATATCGCCAAGCATCGCACTGAACTCGACGGCAAGATTTACGGCATCGAACCCGGCAGCAGCGCTAACGCTGCCATTCAAAAAATGATTGCCACCAACCAGTTTGGTCTGGGCGGTTTCAAGCTGGTTGAATCGAGCGAGGCGGGGATGCTGGTGACGGTCGATCGTGCGATCCGCGACAAAAAATGGGTCTTGTTTCTCGGTTGGGAGCCACACCCGATGAATCTCCAGATCGACATGAAATACCTCTCCGGCAGCGATAACGCTTTCGGCCCTAACGATGGTGAAGCGCGGGTTTATACGCTGACGTCCCAAGGCTATGCAGGGCGTTGCCCTAACGTCGGCAAGCTGCTGGCCAATCTGAAATTCACCACGCAGATCGAAAACCACATGATGCAGTCCGTGATGAAACGGCAAAAACCCACGGATGCCGCCCGCGCCTATCTGAAGAGCAATCCACAGGTTCTGGATGCCTGGCTGGCAGGCGTGAAGACGTATGACGGCGGGGACGGCTTGCCTGCTGTCAGGCGTCAACTCGGCCTTTAA
- a CDS encoding thioesterase family protein, protein MQSDSPFLHYHDTVASEWVDYNGHLRDAYYMLLFSFATDALIEHIGLDAVTRQTRKRSIYTLEAHINYLDEIKQGARVRVETRLLAHDKKRLHIYLEMFADTHEQPVAAGEQMLLHVATRGADGQSESAQSAIFDPDVYEKVQQLAAAHAVEASATYAGRKIGLPPLLSLVKHPA, encoded by the coding sequence ATGCAATCAGATTCACCGTTTCTGCACTATCACGACACTGTTGCAAGCGAGTGGGTGGACTACAACGGGCACTTGCGCGATGCGTACTACATGCTGCTTTTTAGTTTCGCCACCGATGCGCTTATCGAACATATTGGTCTTGACGCAGTGACGCGCCAGACGCGTAAGCGTTCGATCTACACGCTAGAGGCGCATATCAATTACCTGGATGAGATTAAACAGGGCGCACGGGTTCGAGTTGAAACACGGCTGCTGGCCCACGACAAAAAGCGTTTGCATATTTATCTTGAGATGTTCGCTGACACCCACGAGCAGCCGGTCGCAGCAGGCGAGCAGATGCTGCTGCATGTTGCGACCCGGGGCGCTGATGGTCAAAGCGAATCGGCTCAGTCAGCGATTTTCGATCCAGATGTGTATGAGAAGGTGCAGCAGCTAGCTGCGGCACATGCGGTAGAGGCCTCCGCCACCTATGCTGGCCGGAAGATTGGTTTGCCGCCGCTGCTGTCACTGGTCAAGCATCCAGCGTGA
- a CDS encoding 3-keto-5-aminohexanoate cleavage protein has protein sequence MNHEVIVTCAVTGAGDTVGKHPSIPVTPRQIADAAIEAAKAGATVAHCHVRDPKTGRGSRDPNLYREVVDRIRSSDTDVIINLTAGMGGDLEIGPGEDPMRFGAGTDLVGGLTRLAHVEELLPEICTLDCGTLNFGDGDYIYVSTPAQLRAGARRIQELGIKPELEIFDTGHLWFAKQMLKEGLLDAPPLFQICLGIPWGAPADTTTMKAMADNLPPGAQWAGFGIGRMQMPMVAQAMLLGGHVRVGLEDNLWLDRGVAATNGTLVQRAREIIERLGGRVLTPAEGRQKLGLPVLGKRLLERRVLEQIA, from the coding sequence ATGAACCACGAAGTGATCGTGACCTGCGCCGTTACTGGGGCAGGCGATACGGTAGGCAAACATCCGTCCATTCCGGTGACTCCCAGGCAGATTGCCGACGCTGCGATCGAAGCGGCGAAAGCGGGTGCGACCGTCGCACACTGTCACGTAAGAGACCCCAAAACCGGGCGTGGCAGCCGTGATCCCAACCTGTACCGTGAAGTCGTAGACCGCATTCGCTCATCAGACACCGACGTCATCATCAATCTCACCGCTGGCATGGGCGGCGATCTTGAGATTGGGCCAGGCGAAGACCCTATGCGCTTTGGTGCCGGAACCGATCTGGTGGGGGGGCTGACACGCCTCGCGCATGTCGAGGAGCTGTTGCCAGAAATTTGCACGCTGGATTGCGGCACGCTCAATTTTGGCGATGGCGACTACATCTATGTCTCCACACCCGCTCAACTCCGGGCTGGCGCTAGGCGTATTCAGGAACTTGGAATCAAACCTGAGCTGGAAATTTTCGATACCGGTCATCTATGGTTTGCCAAACAAATGCTCAAAGAAGGGCTGCTCGATGCCCCCCCGTTGTTTCAGATTTGCCTCGGCATCCCTTGGGGGGCTCCCGCTGACACAACAACGATGAAGGCGATGGCCGATAACCTGCCGCCTGGCGCGCAATGGGCTGGCTTTGGTATTGGCCGGATGCAAATGCCGATGGTGGCGCAAGCGATGCTGCTTGGCGGCCATGTGCGTGTGGGCCTGGAAGACAACCTCTGGCTTGATCGCGGCGTTGCGGCAACCAACGGCACGCTGGTGCAACGTGCGCGCGAAATCATTGAGCGTCTGGGTGGCCGCGTGTTAACGCCCGCCGAAGGCCGCCAGAAGCTGGGCTTGCCCGTGCTGGGCAAACGCTTGCTTGAGCGCCGTGTGCTTGAGCAAATCGCCTGA
- a CDS encoding alpha/beta hydrolase codes for MLEPEIVEFIAATSAVYPADAALLPVAQQRQHYDHLSATLTSSALPAGVRAEDALFTAEAGHKIALRAYRRGDTTDTTGVVLYFHGGGFVLGSLESHQFITARLAADTGLCIVAVAYRLAPEHPAPAAHEDCVEITLAALDGRLSLVPPLHASLQLAGDSAGGTLAASVALQLRDLGYGGVQGLALIYPMLGAEPQLPARESEAHAPLLTLADVYAFRRYYWGDTWPPAWATPLDTTDLSNLPATLAIGVEHDPLRDDALVFAQRIQAAGGQAEAWLGEGLVHGCWRALQTSPGVQRLHGNVCRFLREIDVAARSPAAVMAVPQHENLAAHAPSAAT; via the coding sequence ATGCTTGAGCCTGAGATCGTGGAATTTATTGCGGCGACATCGGCGGTTTATCCGGCCGATGCCGCGTTGCTGCCGGTGGCGCAGCAACGCCAGCACTACGATCATCTGAGCGCCACGCTGACGTCTTCAGCGTTACCCGCTGGGGTGCGGGCTGAGGATGCGTTATTCACGGCCGAGGCTGGCCACAAGATTGCCTTGCGTGCGTATCGTCGTGGCGATACGACTGATACCACCGGGGTCGTGCTGTACTTTCATGGCGGTGGTTTTGTGCTTGGCTCGCTGGAGAGCCATCAGTTCATCACCGCCCGTCTGGCAGCGGACACGGGCTTATGCATCGTCGCCGTTGCTTACCGTCTCGCACCTGAACACCCGGCACCCGCCGCGCACGAAGACTGCGTTGAAATTACGCTGGCCGCACTCGATGGCCGCTTGTCATTGGTGCCGCCGCTGCACGCCTCGCTGCAACTGGCGGGCGATAGCGCAGGTGGCACGCTGGCCGCGAGCGTCGCGCTGCAATTGCGGGACCTGGGATACGGCGGGGTGCAAGGCCTCGCTTTGATCTATCCGATGCTGGGCGCTGAGCCGCAATTGCCCGCGCGTGAGTCTGAAGCGCATGCACCGTTGCTCACGCTCGCCGATGTCTACGCCTTTCGCCGGTACTACTGGGGCGATACATGGCCACCCGCATGGGCGACCCCCCTGGACACCACCGACCTCAGCAACTTGCCTGCCACGCTGGCGATAGGCGTCGAACACGACCCGTTGCGTGACGATGCGCTGGTATTTGCCCAGCGCATCCAGGCGGCAGGCGGACAAGCTGAGGCGTGGCTGGGCGAAGGGCTGGTGCATGGCTGCTGGCGTGCGCTGCAGACGAGCCCAGGGGTGCAGCGGCTGCACGGCAACGTGTGCCGTTTTTTACGTGAGATCGACGTTGCCGCACGTTCACCTGCTGCGGTGATGGCGGTGCCTCAGCATGAAAACCTGGCTGCACATGCACCATCTGCTGCCACCTGA
- a CDS encoding L-carnitine dehydrogenase yields the protein MAYLVDLKTFAAIGVGVIGSGWVSRALAHGLDVVAWDPAPGAEAQLRANVANAWPALERVGLAPGADPSRLRFVSTIEACVEHADFIQESAPERETLKRALHDQISHAAKPEAIIASSTSGLLPSDFYAQALHPGRCLVGHPFNPVYLLPLVEVVGGTQTAPAAIEAALQIYRALDMRPLHVRKEVPGFIADRLLEALWREALHLVNDGVATTGEIDDAIRFGAGIRWSFMGTFLTYTLAGGDAGMRHFMQQFGPALELPWTRLVAPRLTDELINRVVEGTAEQVGPRTIKELERYRDDCITSVLTAIEETKARHGMQAGD from the coding sequence ATGGCGTATCTCGTCGATCTCAAAACATTCGCTGCCATTGGCGTGGGTGTAATCGGTAGTGGCTGGGTCTCACGGGCACTGGCGCATGGGCTGGATGTCGTTGCGTGGGACCCGGCACCAGGCGCTGAAGCGCAATTACGCGCGAACGTCGCAAATGCGTGGCCAGCCCTTGAACGAGTCGGGTTGGCCCCGGGTGCTGACCCGAGCCGGCTGCGCTTTGTCAGCACGATTGAAGCGTGTGTGGAGCATGCCGATTTCATCCAGGAAAGCGCACCAGAGCGCGAAACCCTAAAACGCGCATTGCACGACCAGATCAGTCACGCGGCCAAACCTGAGGCAATCATCGCGTCCTCCACCTCTGGTTTGTTACCGAGTGATTTTTATGCGCAGGCGTTGCATCCGGGGCGGTGCCTGGTCGGGCATCCATTCAACCCGGTTTATCTGCTACCGCTGGTTGAGGTGGTGGGCGGCACTCAGACCGCACCCGCTGCAATCGAGGCCGCGTTGCAGATTTATCGCGCGCTGGATATGCGGCCGTTGCATGTCCGCAAAGAAGTGCCGGGTTTTATCGCGGATCGCCTGCTTGAAGCGCTGTGGCGTGAAGCGTTGCATCTCGTCAACGATGGGGTCGCTACGACGGGCGAAATAGACGACGCGATTCGTTTCGGTGCTGGCATTCGCTGGTCGTTTATGGGGACGTTTCTGACCTATACGCTCGCTGGGGGTGACGCTGGCATGCGACATTTCATGCAGCAGTTTGGTCCGGCGCTCGAATTGCCATGGACCCGGCTCGTCGCGCCCCGGTTGACCGATGAACTGATTAACCGTGTGGTAGAGGGGACGGCTGAGCAGGTTGGGCCACGCACGATCAAGGAACTGGAGCGGTATCGGGACGACTGCATTACCAGCGTGCTGACGGCCATCGAAGAGACCAAAGCACGTCACGGGATGCAAGCCGGCGACTGA